The Gossypium raimondii isolate GPD5lz chromosome 2, ASM2569854v1, whole genome shotgun sequence genome segment TGTTTCTTTAGATGACATGGATCTTTCAGCTACACAACTGCAACCAGCTAGAAACCAAGATGATTCcacattttcaaagaagaaaaaaaagatttatgatGCAAGTGATTATATTTCttctatttcatttaatgaTACTACCATTTTATTGGCGGAAAACATACAGACCGTTGGCGTtgaaatcagtaggagtattgcctccgaagtgctaattcaacaaaattcaGAAATGACCATTCAAGAAAGAGCTCTAAAATTATATCCAACATTATGTGAAGTAGAGGGTTTAACTGAGGATGAGCGCTATCGCGCATTGAgcaaaattccagatcatccaacgcaaatgctcattttctttaatttaccTTCTTCTGtgcgattggaatgggtcagaagatttcttgctgaccattaaaaatcatggttgtgttgaagatattttggtaactttttgtgtttgtaatatttggatggtataatgacatgatagaatgtcattacaatgttgtaactttttgatgttgtaaaattttataacatatggattatgacatataaactaatgaaatcatgtaacttcttgttaatatatgaatattatgtttggatgtgaaatataattctcaagttatttattacttctaatattttatttttttattgtagaataattaaattatttgtttcactaatgatattttagcacattaaatatgtattgcgtttaaaaataataaagtagattatatattattttatagtattatatattatgattttagtaaattcatataataataattatatttataattttattaaattatatttaataataattatgttaaaatatggttaaattatttattattttattaaattatttttaataataatcttattaaaatttaataacaataacaataatcatctacctaaaaaaatcTACTacgggtattctagtcattttagtttttttccttatgctattacaacattattccattcaaccacacacaagaatactattacagttctattccattccattcaaccaaacaattgaattactaattACAGCTTtattccattacagctctattcaatAACAGCTCTATTCAATaacagctctattccattacagtgaACTAAACGTACCCTTAGAGTTTGAATCTGTTGGACAACCTCTAtcccttttaaaaagaaaagaaggataatcttttaattgttttgataAAGTGCAGAATTTTACACATAATCTCTATTCAACCTTTCAATCGGAATAAAAATGTGTTGAATTTCACGTCATTATTAATTGCTTCAATAATGATAGTACTAATTGAATTAAGACTAAAtcggttaaatttttaaatttttaaatgatatatttaatgGGTGATTCCTAAGTTAACATATAGTagcttttgaaaaatatacaaCTTGCTTAATGATTTAGTATTCATACCCATCCCTCCGGAAGAAagttttattaatgtaaaagagaaaatatttgatacatcGTAATTGGAGCTTCTAGACTCTACAACAAGATCAAGAGtcgataaatattttataggaGTAtcgtaaaatattaaaaaagacatgacaaattttaaagttgcttgtggaataaaaaaacaCTACTATTATGCCAAATACTAgtacatgtaaataaataattatcacaattttttatcttatacaataatatataattccaaattagttagtattaattaaataattatgggGAGGGATTAATGAAAACAAGGTTTTACCCTTTAAATAGGTACTaagattatttctttttttatggtaaaatgttaaaaaagatAATTTCTTTTTGGTACTAAGATTATTTGTTTAGTTATTTCTTTATTTGAGAATGACAACATTGACTTGCCTTCAATGTAATATAAGTCATGGATTCATTTGATAAATGGTAGAAATATTCAttccaataaaaataataatattgaaaatgataaatacaCAATAGTTACttatatttaatagaaaatttattgaattactTTTTTAAGATTATACCATCTTTTAAGGCAGTAAGCGGAGCTAAGGGTTGGTAGACCCTACCCCTTACAAtgggaaaattttcatttaggctctttataatttataaaattttaaattagtaatgataaaattacactttggccccttaaaaatgataaaatttgattaattctttaaaattataaagatatagactattaaaatggtgaaattacattttactatcataaagtatacaatttaattccatacTGAAAAGCTTTTCTAATTCATacttgttttatatttaaattaattacgcTTGAACTAGAATGTCACATTATTCtctatataattatttttaaaatttttagatttataatattttatatttaatagtatattttatttcaaatgtttcatatttatactcaaagtcatttaaattttgggtttgtttcataaaatggttttaaaaatataaatataaatataaaacataaaacttttataatttaaaatttacatttatcaaacaatctatttatatttaataattaattttaagtaatatatcaaataaattttgtaatttaaattcaatatatgtaattttttaacacttaatttttaatttattttttatccataTTTTTCTTCCCTTATTGTGGGAGATTCGGCCCCACCTttgaatattcaaatattattgttatcatataatagtttataattaaactgttgttgatataataaatttatgtatttatattccAACTCCATTATATATTTGAAGTAGAAAGGGGCATCCATATGCATGTGAGGCAGAGCAAATAAAACCTTTCTGCCAATTTGTTTGGCTTCCAACATGACACGTGCCAATTAGGAAATACGTACGTAAACGAAAGATAGAAAACAACAGGTTGCGACTCTTTACCATTAGATCAGACCATTGCCACTATGTTATgtctttttaattaatcaatttgaaGATAACCGGCTGTCAGCTGTTGTAATGTACATAAagatttttatttccatttatgGAATTATTGAAGTTCAATGAATTTGGTGTGAAGAAAGTAGAAAGGGCCGGGCTGCCTCAAATAAAACTTTTCTGCCAATTTGTTTGGCTTCCAACATGACACGTGCCAATTAGGAAATACGTACGAAAACGGAAGGTAAGAAAACAACAGGTTGCGATTCTTTACCATTAGATCAGACCATTACCACTATGTTACGTCTTTTTTCCTCAGAttggcctggacaaaattttaggcctatatttCAGGCCAGGCCCGggcaaaatttttttctgggtCCGACTCAGTTCGACCCTTGAGCACCTTTACTCTTGAGAcattattttgaacaaaaataatttgttaatgcatatatttatagtgctaaatattaaatttaattgatatataattataacattaattaggtgataattaaactaaaataacatatGTACAATTAACACTATACTTAGTACTGATAATGtgttaaatataaaaactattcatttctttcttttttgagaatattttaatgtttttttgttCAGTTTCAAAGTTGACAAATGTCTTGAACAATCCAACACAACTCTAAGGGTCCGTTTGTTTGACTGAAAATGATTTATGGAAAATGACTTGCTTTTATgaaaaagctaatattttctgcGTTTAGATGAATCTATgtacaatattttttattgtttgacagatttcctgaaaatatttcataaatctgttttaaatgaaacaaacatgCATTTGAGAATTTAttgtcttttcattttttaattgagtttattttatatctattaaatttatattttacattttttgcatattttgcaataatttatttataaacaaatacatcaaattaaatatataacagtaatcaatttttttaaaaaaaataatagtaataaattattaagcAATATATGGGCCATTATCGCTCTTTAGTCTATCAGCTAAAGTCCTTCCGAGATCCTCTATCTCTTTCGCATATCAGAGAGCCTCATAATTGTCTTGGCACCTTAGCCTTTGAATGGAGTTTGGAAGGTCATTATTAGCAAGCCTTGAATATGTATGTGTGAACTTCATCACCTTGTGCCGCTTTAGTAACAGGAGCACTTCCCTCGTGTAATAATTAGCCTGCAAATGAAGCCATCTAAGACAccttaccaaaaaaaaaaacaaatggaatATCACCGTTTATTTAACAGCAAAATTTGATCCTTTCAATGGGTCTTTTCAAGGGGTTTTATTATTGAGTACTTAATGGAAAATACCCAACAATATCAACATAATCTTTGAGTACATTAATTAAGTGCCTCCAGTAAAAAATATCCTTGAATTCATTGTGCACAACGTATTCAAAAAGtattcaaaacattaatgaagaGTCGGCAAAATAGGTCGGGTTGCACAGGTATGCTTGAGTGTTGCATAACTGAACCCCTTTGGCCCTATGGAAAATCTCGTTTGGAACCGATGCTGCTCCACTTGTCACACTCACTTTTCGAGTTGAAAGTGTATTCCTATTAAATAATTCAAGGTCTATTTATAGAAAACAAATCAATTCATCTTATAGAAACATAGCATATACATACATCCTAATTTCACAgacaataacattaaaatatccCTCTAGATTGAGTTTCACTTATCATCTAAATCAGAAattaattgacaaaaaaaattcaaacaatagTATATTAGAGCTAGTGCAGGTGTATAACTATATTGCCAACATAGATAAGCATGCTAACCATTTAATAATGGCAATTTAGTGAGTCTATAGAAAACTGCTTCCATTGCATGTCTCGTATTTAAGTAAGCCACGAGATCCACAAGTTGCACAAGGTATCTTTCCTTTCCATCACATTTTGTGCATATGCAGAGATAGAATCAATCATTGACGAAAAAAATGGATCATGTAAAGAAATCATACCTCAACTATATATGTTtggaagaaaagaaattaacaagaaaCCAAATATCAAACTAATGTTTACAAAGTTTAAGATAAGGATCATTAGGCAAAATTTCAAACTTAGAACACCCAGATAGCAAATTAGGAAGAATAATTACACACAAATATGGTTCCTTGAAAGAATGCAAAGTTGTGAACTACTTGCTCAACCATATTAGTCATATTTTGGAACCAATAACCAACCATCTTGgataataaatattagtttCGTTTCTCTTATCACTTCCCTTTCTTCTAAGAAAGTTTCAAGAGTTCCCATATAAACATTGCAATCCTCGACAACATGAATCTTTCATATTTACCTAGTTTTGAATGGCTAATCAACAATAATATCACTTCACAATGTACTCAGGTGTTTTATGTTTGAAAATCTATTTGCAATTtaggtttttcctttttttcttctatccAACTAAAAACTACACTTGGAACAAAATGCAAGAAATCTATTTGCATTAAACAAAATGTAAGAAATCTATGTGTATTAAACAAAATGTAAGAACACATGTGAGCATGAGATTTTTTAGTgtcataaacaaaataaaatttggaaaaaatagacaaaatcaCCTTTTTCCCTCGAATAACAACTCTGAGTTCACCTTGGATCACCATGTATTTTGTGTCACCAAGTCGGAGCAAGCGATCTAGGTTCAGCAAAGTCATTCATGATGCTAGTGATTTCTTCTAGCTTGAACTGAAATCAACATAAAACCAAAGAGCCAAAGGTATCTTTCTCCACCGATTCTAATTCAACAAAACTTTGGCACATGCGACTGGGTCATATGAGTGAGAAATGTATGATAGTCTTTTGCAATAGAGGTCTTTTCAAAGACACTTGTAACATCCCAGAAAttggggttagaagttttgaggttTGTAATGAGGGTTAGAGAGTAGGTTGAACAATTGGGTTCAGTCTCACGTTTTAGTGTCaaaatgagcttgctggttcgGTGGTTGGATGTGTGTTAGTTTACCTTTGGGTCCAGGGTTCGAGTCCTCGTGTGTGTTTTGAGGAATTAATCTGATTCtagttttttaagttttaaatagttatttattaatttatttatttatttttagtttggaAATAGGAAGTTACTCAAAAACTATTTTCACGttagttttgtttatttttccctaattttgGATTTGACCTCTTTTGGCATCCATTGTTCTTTGTTTCAAcagtttctttgtttttgttttattgctAATCTTTCCTTACTCTTttgttcttcaatttttgttctttttttatctcaaattgtcgtcaataattattgttttccaAAGTTTTTCCTTGTTCAATTGCTAAGTGTGGAGTCGAAAATGGTGGAATTGAGATGTTTCAATCTTCGTTGGTGTTTGGAATCATAATTTCAGGTGTGTTTCGAACTGTTTGAATTTAGTAGCGAATTACTGTTGGATTTTGGGGAAATCTGCAAAATTTGATATGTCTTGAATCGTTATCGGTTGGGGTTCGTTCTGCTGCTGTAAAACTGCGATTTGGGCCTGTTTCAGTATGGTTTCGTGACCACACGGGTGGCCACACTAGCGatccacacgatcgtgtgacttTTTGAATTAGGGATTTTGGACTTTTTAGTGCCACACGCTCATGTGGTGTGTGGTGACTATTTGAGGATTTTGTCGTTTTTCACATGGGCGGGTACCTTGGACACATAGCCCTGTCCCttagccacacgggcgtgtgagttTTCCATACGGCCATGTCTACTCTGCACTTTATTTTGGCACTTTTAGACAGTAAGTTACATGGGCTactcacacggccatgtaactCGGTCATACGGACATGTGTCCcctccacacgggcgtgtgtagCTTGCACAAGAGCCTGTATACCACCAAACGGACGTGTAGACCCCCACAAGACCTAGGCACttccacacgaccatgtggaaATTTGACTCGTTTTGTGTTTCTATATGTTTCGACCCTCAGTTAAGCTTTGGCAACTGTGTTTGGGATTCCATTACAACTTGGACTTGTGTGTGTATTTGAATTCATGGGATTaagtttaaatgttattttgaagTTACTTTGTAATTGAATGCAAGCATATCCAATTCTAGATTTGATCAATCGAATAtgtgtaattttgtttttgtgagATTATCGCATTTAGTGTGCATTTTGCATTTGCATGAAAATTCTGGGATTTGgttaaaaaagagaagaaagactGAATTGGAAATTTAACTGCATCGTTTCTGTACAGTGGTTCACcgcattattttatatatgtcaGCTTAGCtgcatattattatttaggtGGCTTAGTCCTACTATCGTGGTGTGTAGGGTCGATGGGCTATTCAAAGCTCTTGTGGTGTGCAGGGTGGATGGGTCTATTATGACGCTATTATAGTGTGCAGGGGGGTCGGAGTGGTGTTCTGTTGGATGGGTGGGATTTTACTTGTTTCATATTTTACGCATatgaatttatgtttgtttgtatGATCGTTAAGACGTTTATAAAATACTTTGAATAGTCTGTTGCGATTGGGTTAcatgagtgtttggaataataatataattgtgTTCTATTGTTAATGGAAACTTTCCGTATGTTGGATTACTGTTTGAGATATTTGTATGTGATTTGTAATGTATGCTATTTTGGAATATACGTTGTGTTACTCCGTCTTTTGCCTGTTGCCAGTTTCAGACTCACATTGAGCTCGCGTAGCTCACCCCCTCTTAGTTTTCTCTCTTTTAGGTAATTCTCGTGTTTGGCGTGGGACTCAGTGCGTCGGTGATCTTAGAACTTTTACTTGGGTTTTTCTCAATTTGGATTGGACTTATTTaagttcaataattttgttaaaccaTTTCCTATAGGACTGTtagtaattttgttttatgaaCTGTGGTATAACTTACTTTGGAATATATGTTTTGTAAGCTATTTTGATTGTTCTAAAATCTTTGGTTTAAACTTTAATACGTTGTAagttttaaacataaaacaCTAGCTTAGGCTTTGCATCTAAACAGTATGTATTATGTTATCCGCTGTGAACTATTTTCTTGTAATGCCAgtcttttaaatttccaaattcTCCTGATTTCAAAATCGAAGTAAAAATTGTTAAACTATATAGTTCAATTAGAGCAATCTGTATTTGGATTAAgtttttagaaattcttatgTAAAATGTTTCAAGATCACTTCGGTGGTCAATGTAACCTCTGAGGTCCGGTCGAAACTTCGAGGCCGagttttggggtgttataacACTGGAGTTGGTAAGTTAGGTATTTGCAAACATTACATTTTCGAGAAACAAACCCGAGTCAGTTTTTATTTAGTAGTGCATTGAACAAAAGAGACTCTAGATTACATTCATTCTAGTTAATGGCTTTCCATCTTATGACATCACAAAAAGAGGTAATAAATATTccctaacttttattgatgatcactctagaaaagtttgggtttatttcttgaaacaaaaaaaaacgaaGTCTTTGGAATCTTCAAATAGTGGAAGACAATGTTagaaaaacaaagcaaaaaatcCATGAAGCGGTTAAGAACGGATAATGGTCTTGAGTTCTGTTCATCAAGGTTTAATGATTTCTGCAAACGGGAAAGAATTGAAACACATTGAACCGTTGTTGGAACTCCACAGTAGAATGGAGTTGCAGAAAGAATAAGGAGAACTTTGCTAAAAAAGGCTCGATGCATACTTTCTAATGTAGGCTTAGGGAAGAAATTTTGGGTTGAAGCCATAAACTTAACAAGTTATTTACTAAATCGATCTCCTCATCAAGCATTGAACGATAAAGTTCTAGAGGAGATATGGTCAGGTAATTCTCctaattattctaatattagaatttttggtAGTCCTCCTTATGCTAAAGTTAGCGATGGAAAGCTCGAACCAAAGGCCGTTCAATGCATCTTTCTGGGATACTCTGCCGTACAAAAGGTTTTAAGTTGTGGTGTTTGGAATTcgacaaaataattattagcaAGGATATTCCGTTTAATGAATCTGTCATGTTTCGATCAGAAAATGGAacttttgctttatttttaaaGACACAACAAATCAGAGTGTCTCGAGCAAGGTCGATTCAAAAGACAAAATATGGGGCGACATCCTGGCGAGCAAATGTCCTACGCTATAATGACGTGACGAACAAAGGTCTTGTCTCGACGAAGAGTCACACGACGTCATGATGTcacaacaaaattttgattcttACTAGTTTCAAGTTGTTTCGAATATGTTTGGGGCTCCATCCAACCCTCAGGTACCCTCACCACCTCAAGAAAAGACGAGAGATTCGA includes the following:
- the LOC105787781 gene encoding uncharacterized protein At2g29880-like — its product is MTYLVEKNNSGFGWDEHRQLVVADDAVWNSYINSHKEADQFKHHSFPYYDQLTAIYAKDRATGKDAETTANIIEEIDVEDVATTNTHEERNDFYGCEVDVSLDDMDLSATQLQPARNQDDSTFSKKKKKIYDASDYISSISFNDTTILLAENIQTVGVEISRSIASEVLIQQNSEMTIQERALKLYPTLCEVEGLTEDERYRALSKIPDHPTQMLIFFNLPSSVRLEWVRRFLADH